A segment of the uncultured Desulfobulbus sp. genome:
CAACCCAATTTTCATAGCCGTAGTCATTCCCAAAGGCTGTGATTAAATTATGATCGTTTAGCGCAATCGTTCGTACACCTGCATGCTGTGTGTAATCAGTTGCCGCTTGACTCGCTATTGATGCACTTGCGCCATTGCCAGCAAAAATTAGTTTTTTACCCTTCTTTTTTATATCGAGGCAAAGATCCCTAAAGGCAAGCAAGCTTGGAATGATATCTGTTTCCAAGAGAGCCGTTCGATACTTGCTGAAGTAACTCGATAGTGCGATTTCATCTGACTCAGTAAGTTGCATTATTGTTTCCATGGTTTGCGACTCCCGTTGTTTAATTACAGGCGTATATACGATCGAGAAGTTGCATTACATTGAATGCATCTTGACTCGTTCCATAGGTTATAGGGCTATCAGCATTTATACATTCAAAAAAATGATCAATCTCTGATTGCCAGGAAGTGTCGATATGATAGGTGATTTGTTCTTCAAACTCATAGCGGCCGTCACGCAAGTAACTGGGATTTCGTTTTATCGAAAGGATCTCGTTTCCATAGGCGCCTGAGGAAGTTTTAAGTCCATTCAATATCAGCGCCCCGCCTTCGAGAAAGACTTCAATAGAAAATAGATAGCGCCATTGAGTCATCGTTGAGTGGACAGAAGCGCATATTCCTGTGGTTTTGTTTCGAAGAATGGCAAAAACATTATCTTCGATACCATCAATCTTCCAATACAGGTTGGAGACGAAAGCGGAAACGTCGTCAAATGGTCCTCCAAAGTACAGCATCAAATCGACCATGTGAATTCCCTGATCCAACAAGATACCACCTCCAGCCAGCTCAGGTTTTGCTCGCCATCCTTCAAAATACGCTTCGTCGACTTCTTTACCGTATCGGCCTCGCATCCAGAGCACTTTGCCGAGTTCTTTCTCATCGACGATTTGTTTCATTCGTACGATACTTTTGTGATGGCGGTGATTGAAGCCATACATCAACTTGCACTTCGGGTTCTGCTGTTCAGCCAGCATCACATCCTTGACCTGAGAAGCATTAAATCCAGGAGGTTTTTCTGAAAACACATGTTTTCCGGCCTGCAAGGATGCTATGCACAGTTCGGGGATGAGAAAATTTGGAGTGCAGACGAATACAGCGTCTACATCCTTTGACAAGTAAACAGATTCCGCTGACTCGGCTCTCTTGTAGGGTGTGCTTTCGGTCATAACTGTATCGTAGACCACAACCACTTTCCCGATCCCCGACGCTTCAATCGCCTTGGCTCGTATCTTCCCCATTTTTCCGTAGCCGATAATCCCGCAATTTATCATTGTCATCCCTCGATCTATTATTTTGAGCCTTCGATTGTTTGCATAAAATCAATAAAATCGTTCGCTGTCCCCTGTAAAAACTCACGACAGGTACTGGAAATATGTGGCGTTCGAATGAATCGGTCTTCGGGTAATTCAGCGAGCCGCCCACGATATGGTTCATGCCAGAACACATCACAGGCTGCCCTTAATCGTCCCGACAGTAGTTCCTGATACAGCGCGTCTTCGTCTATGACGGGTCCACGAGCTGTATTGACCAATAGTGCACCGTCTGGCATTAATGCCAACCGTTCCTTGTTGAACATCTCCCGCGTAGAATCAGTGAGTGGTACATGGAGACTGATACAGTCTGCTGTTTTTATCTTGGTATCAAGTTCAGAAACTGCATTATGGGCAATATCAAAGCTGTCTACCTGCATAAAAGGTTGCATCTTCTCACACACTCGCTTCCCAATCCTGCCAGCGCCAATCACGAGTAGTTTGCGCGTTGCAAGTTGTGGTCGATCTACCTTCTTCCATGCATTCCAATCCCCATTTTCAGCATAAAGCCCCGTTAAAATCAGATGGCAGGAAAAAGCGGCGGTCTCTTCAAAAATGATATTGCAAGTCGACTCTGAAGGTAGGGAAATCGCGACACCACGCTGCTTTGCTTCATCAAAGGGCAGATTATCAGTGCCGACGCCGGTCTTGAAGATTCCTTTCAGGTTGGGGAACTCGGCCAACACGAATTTCTTGCCACCGACGAGAAAAATTTCAGCGGCGTTTTGATCCTTGGTGTAGTCAAGAGGAGGCAGGTAGCCCTCCAGGGTATTCGTAGCTTTGTAAATCAACATCTAACTGCTCCTTTAGCTGAATGAAATTTTGCCGTTACTGGCCCGAACATGATACTTCAAGGGGGCAGATCCCGGCTTCATGGCGACACTCCCTCCTGCAGCCTCGACTAAGGCAACTCCGGCTGCGACATCCCAAAGGTAAATATCCTCCTCCTCGTAGACATCGAAAATCCCGGCCGCCACATGAGCGAGCATAAGGGCAGCGGATCCCAACATGCGCACTTTTTTATACTTCTGCACGGCCTGAACGACAGCCATCAACGAATCGCTGTCGTATGAACGGCCACTTGGAAACCCTGTCGCTAAAACTGCTGCAGAAAGAGTGTCAACCGATGATACCTTGATTTTTTGATCATCATACCAGGCACCCTTACCGACTTCGCCAACGTACACACGATCATGAAAAATATCGTGTATGATTCCAAGCCGTGGCTTATTGTTTTCCCACAATGCTATTGACACTGCGGACATGGCAAAACCACGAGAAAAATTTAAAGTTCCGTCCAAGGGGTCTACAAGCCACAGAGGGCCGCTCATATTTGTCAGGGACGCATCTCCTTCTCTCTCCTCTTCGGCAAGAACCTCGATACCACTGGGAGACAGCAGTTCTAATATCTTTTTTTGGGCAGCAATATCTGCTTGAGTTTTTATATCCTTCCCCTGATTTTGCGTGATCTTGGCATCTCGCAAGAAATCTTTGCGTAATATCTGCACTGCTGCAGCTGCCGCTTTTTTAGCTAATGGTAAATAGTCGCCCATCATGGAGCCTCAAGATGTTGCGTGCAGGGAGCATGCTGAGGGAGGTTTTCCCTCGCCTCTCCCAGTCAGTCGTCGATATTGAAATTGTGGTCTGAATTTGCTGCAGTTTATCGAGAGATCAACGGCAAAAGTGCCTCGGCTA
Coding sequences within it:
- a CDS encoding Gfo/Idh/MocA family oxidoreductase, whose translation is MTMINCGIIGYGKMGKIRAKAIEASGIGKVVVVYDTVMTESTPYKRAESAESVYLSKDVDAVFVCTPNFLIPELCIASLQAGKHVFSEKPPGFNASQVKDVMLAEQQNPKCKLMYGFNHRHHKSIVRMKQIVDEKELGKVLWMRGRYGKEVDEAYFEGWRAKPELAGGGILLDQGIHMVDLMLYFGGPFDDVSAFVSNLYWKIDGIEDNVFAILRNKTTGICASVHSTMTQWRYLFSIEVFLEGGALILNGLKTSSGAYGNEILSIKRNPSYLRDGRYEFEEQITYHIDTSWQSEIDHFFECINADSPITYGTSQDAFNVMQLLDRIYACN
- a CDS encoding NAD(P)-dependent oxidoreductase, which encodes MLIYKATNTLEGYLPPLDYTKDQNAAEIFLVGGKKFVLAEFPNLKGIFKTGVGTDNLPFDEAKQRGVAISLPSESTCNIIFEETAAFSCHLILTGLYAENGDWNAWKKVDRPQLATRKLLVIGAGRIGKRVCEKMQPFMQVDSFDIAHNAVSELDTKIKTADCISLHVPLTDSTREMFNKERLALMPDGALLVNTARGPVIDEDALYQELLSGRLRAACDVFWHEPYRGRLAELPEDRFIRTPHISSTCREFLQGTANDFIDFMQTIEGSK
- a CDS encoding inositol monophosphatase family protein; the encoded protein is MMGDYLPLAKKAAAAAVQILRKDFLRDAKITQNQGKDIKTQADIAAQKKILELLSPSGIEVLAEEEREGDASLTNMSGPLWLVDPLDGTLNFSRGFAMSAVSIALWENNKPRLGIIHDIFHDRVYVGEVGKGAWYDDQKIKVSSVDTLSAAVLATGFPSGRSYDSDSLMAVVQAVQKYKKVRMLGSAALMLAHVAAGIFDVYEEEDIYLWDVAAGVALVEAAGGSVAMKPGSAPLKYHVRASNGKISFS